The following proteins come from a genomic window of Nicotiana tomentosiformis chromosome 12, ASM39032v3, whole genome shotgun sequence:
- the LOC138903645 gene encoding uncharacterized protein has product MVLKLDMAKAYDRVSWPYLCNLMRRMGFNEVWIDIIFTHVSSNWYSLLVNGNRQGFFHSKRGLRQGDPIQISWFPSVKRIKEITGMEHKEFPIKYLGCPLYVSRKQIAIFSELVTKVLQKISGWHAKLLSTGGRAILIRHVLFDLSIQMMRTRTRGSDDQAPAPPARAARGRGWSRGRPRGAARAPVRAATEDPPAAPAGG; this is encoded by the exons ATGGTGCTCAAACTTGATATGGCCAAAGCCTATGATAGAGTGTCATGGCCATACTTATGCAATCTGATGAGAAGAATGGGGTTTAATGAAGTATGGATAGATATCATATTCACACATGTCTCTAGTAATTGGTATTCCTTACTTGTCAATGGTAATAGACAAGGCTTCTTTCATTCCAAGAGGGGACTTAGGCAAGGAGATCCCATTCAAATATCTTGGTTCCCATCAGTCAAGAGAATTAAGGAGATTACTGGGATGGAGCATAAGGAGTTTCCCATCAAATATCTTGGTTGCCCCTTGTATGTTAGTAGGAAACAGATAGCCATCTTCTCTGAGTTGGTCACCAAAGTGTTGCAGAAAATTTCAGGTTGGCATGCTAAACTTTTATCCACTGGTGGCAGAGCTATTCTGATCAGACATGTTTTGTTCGACCTTTCG attcag atgatgaggacccGTACcagaggatctgatgaccaggcacccgcgccccctgctagagccgccagaggccggggctGGAGTAGAGgaagaccacgcggtgcagccagagcacccgtacgagctgcgacagaggatcccccagcagctccagctggagggtag